The proteins below come from a single Halobacillus salinarum genomic window:
- a CDS encoding epoxide hydrolase family protein, which translates to MTYIFSNYHAENDRDVQPFEAHATDKDLEYLRVRLAATRLPEAETVYRTAPDPYRWEQGVPLAELMDVVNYWRTGYKWRSFETRLNQIGQFRTTIDDLGIHFLHRRSARADATPLILTHGWPGSIAEFTHVIDELADPKNADAPAFHVVVPSLPGFGYSDKPATTGWGTEKIAAAWVELMGGSATASL; encoded by the coding sequence ATGACATACATTTTTTCTAATTATCATGCTGAGAATGACCGCGACGTTCAACCATTCGAAGCCCACGCAACCGACAAGGACCTCGAGTACCTGCGCGTGCGACTGGCCGCAACACGATTGCCGGAAGCTGAGACGGTTTACCGCACCGCGCCAGACCCTTATCGATGGGAACAGGGCGTTCCTCTTGCTGAACTCATGGACGTCGTGAACTACTGGCGCACCGGGTACAAGTGGCGTTCATTTGAAACGCGCCTCAACCAGATCGGCCAGTTCCGCACGACCATTGATGATCTGGGAATCCACTTCCTGCATCGACGATCCGCCCGCGCAGATGCCACTCCTCTAATCTTGACGCACGGCTGGCCAGGCAGCATTGCTGAGTTTACCCATGTAATAGACGAACTGGCAGATCCGAAAAACGCAGACGCACCAGCTTTTCACGTCGTAGTCCCGTCGCTTCCAGGTTTTGGTTACAGCGACAAGCCGGCCACCACCGGGTGGGGAACTGAAAAGATCGCGGCTGCATGGGTGGAACTGATGGGAGGCTCGGCTACAGCAAGTTTGTAG